Genomic segment of Syntrophales bacterium:
CCCGTAATCAACCGTTCAACAGGCATATCAGGATACGATTCAAGTATTCGAAGTCCGTCTTTAAACTGTCCGCAACGAGACCCTAAGAGAGTCAGCTCATTGATCACAACAGGCGCCAGATTGAGCTCCCCCTGCGAAGCTACTGTCGACTTGAGAACAATTATTCCACGGGGCCGACAAAGCAACATTGCTTCATTCATTCCCCTGCCGGAACCAGTCGCATCAACGACGATATCAGCCCCGGTGTCAACATCAGCAGAACTTACCGCAGTTTTGATATGACGCCATGCGGACAGCTCAAGTTTTTCCGGATGATGTCCGACCAATGTCACATCGGAAAGAACCGTCGAAAGTACCCATGCACACAAGATTCCAAGCCGCCCGTCACCGAGGATTACTGCCCTTTCCGAACCCTGTATTTTCAACTGTTCCAGTATTTCGCATGCTGCCGAGAGAGGCTCGATCAGTACCGCCCGATCATCCGGCACTGTTTTCGGTACCTCAAGAAGGTTAGAAACCGGCAAGACACAGTAATCGGCCATGCAGCCATTAAGATTATTGATACCCAGCGTCGCTCGATTCGGACAATGACGGCCTATTCCTTTCGCGCACCATTCACATTGTCCACAGACCGCATTGATTTCACCGACAACCCGCTTACCGATCCATTTCGTATCATCACACTGCTCGACCACCCCGATGAACTCATGTCCTAAAATCCCTTTGAATCCCATGTATCCGCTCATAAGCTCCATGTCCGTTTTGCA
This window contains:
- a CDS encoding alcohol dehydrogenase catalytic domain-containing protein, with the protein product MTNVHSAMRAVVFDGELRFVTDYPVPEVLPHWARIRVQKAGICKTDMELMSGYMGFKGILGHEFIGVVEQCDDTKWIGKRVVGEINAVCGQCEWCAKGIGRHCPNRATLGINNLNGCMADYCVLPVSNLLEVPKTVPDDRAVLIEPLSAACEILEQLKIQGSERAVILGDGRLGILCAWVLSTVLSDVTLVGHHPEKLELSAWRHIKTAVSSADVDTGADIVVDATGSGRGMNEAMLLCRPRGIIVLKSTVASQGELNLAPVVINELTLLGSRCGQFKDGLRILESYPDMPVERLITGRYPIEQAVEAFEQSAKSDTVKILLEMTKN